The DNA window TTAGTTTTATCCTACACATTATTTTGTTTTTCAAAAATAGGAGCAGATATTGTTAACTATAATAGAAAATTACCAATTTATATGGAAAGAAATTTTTTAAATGATTTAGCATATTTAATTTTTATTAAATTAGGATTAATAAATGTAATAGGAGGTATTATTGGAGGAGCTATAGGATTTGCTTTTCTTGGACATTTTTTGAGAGATTTAACAGGAGAAGGAAATACTCTTATTTTTGGAAATACAATTGTTCTAGTTTTAGCAACATTAGTTTTTCTTTTAGGAAATTTTATTGTTAAAATGTTAGAAAAAATCAATAATGATTAGTAAATAAATAAAAAATATAATTAAAAATTGAAGAGATAAAATATTTTGGTTTATTTTATAAATAAAAGAGTCAGGTAATGTGAGAGTTCCTGACTTTTCTTTTTGCTTCTCTATAAAAAAACTAGCTTATTTTTATAATTTGATTATAGCAAATATCTTTAATTTTTACAAAATAATACTAATATGTATTACAGTATCACAAATTTATTAATAAATGAAAAGAAAATGCTACTGATTGCAGTCAGTAACATTTGTAATCCTATTTACTTTTTTTGATTAAGATATACTTACATATCTTCTAATTTATTGTAACTTTTTAAAACTAAAAAGTCAATAAAATAAAAACATCACCTATTCCAGTAAGTGATGTTTTGCCTTTATTTTGGTTTTTTATGGTTCAATATATTTCTATATCTGTATTAATTATAGTATTTATTTTTTATCTTGTCAATGATATAATTAATTGCCTTTATTATTTTTCTCCTTCATCTCAAAAGTAAGGAGGTGAAGATGTTGAAAAAGGCTATTTTATGGTTCTTGATACTAGTATTATTTTTAACGCTTTTATCTAAAAACATTAGTTTAACATTTATTTTTAACTTTTAAATAAATATTAAATTGTTAGTTTTATATGGGTAGTTATTCCAGTAGCTACCTGCTTTTTTAAACATGGTTATATTGTATATTTAACAAAGAAAGACACAAAGTTTTTTAAAGTATTTAAAAGTCATCTAAAGTTTAAAGAATATAAGGATGTAAATCTTAAAAAAATTAAGGATTTTAATAATAGAGATTATTTATATCATTTATTACCATGGGCTTGTAACTATGAGAATAAAGATTTTTATATCTCAAAAGAAGTAGCAGGGAAGACACAAACTTTTCCTTTTCCAATAGTTATAACAAAAGATGGAAGTTTTCAAACAACTTTTAAAGTCAGAGGTAAAGACTTAGATAGTTCAACAGCATATGAATTATTAAGTGTAACTGAATTTTTGGTTGTATAATAAATGGTGTTGATGGAAGAAATTTCTATTAATACCATTTTTTTAATAAAAAAAGTTGAGACAATAAAATTTTCCTGTTAAAATTAAATCGCAAAAAATAACTCAAAAAGGAAGTGATTTCATTGTCTCTAGCTAATTTTATCAAAACTATCTTAAATATTCAAGATGATAATATTTCTTTTCCAGAAGAAGATTATTGTCAGATTATTCAAAAAGGTAATTATGTAATTAAAGTTTTTAAAGGTTTTATTAAATCTAGTTATTGTTCTTGTCCTCATTGTAATTCTAAAAATATTGTTAAAAATGGTTCTAGGGAACGTAATATTAAATTTATTCCTTTTCAAAATTACAATATTGAACTTAATCTTAGTATACAAAGGCATATCTGCAAAGATTGTAAAAAAACTTTTTCTCCTTCTACTAGTATTGCTAAAGATAATTCTAATATTTCTAATAACCTTAAATACACTATTGCGCAAGAACTTCAAGAAAATATTTCTCTTACTTTTATTGCTAAGAAGTACAATCTTTCTATTTCTTCAGTTCAAAGAATTATGGATGAGTGTTACTCTGATTTTAAGGTTAATAAAGACCATTTACCTGAAACTATGTGTATTGACGAGTTTAAATCAGTTAAAAATATTGATGGCGCTATGTCTTTTGTTTTTGCTGATTATCAAACTAAAAATATTATTGATATTGTTGAAGATAGAAGATTAAATTCCTTGACAGAATATTTTTCAAGATTTTCACTTGAAGCTAGGAATAATGTAAAATATATCTGTATGGATATGTATTCTCCATATATTAGTTTAGTAAAATCTATTTTTCCTGAGTCTGAGATAGTATTAGATAAATTTCATATTGTTAATCTAGTTAGTAGAGCATTTAACCAAACTAGAATATCCATAATGAATTCCCTTAAAGATGATTCATTAAAAAGAAAATTAAAACTATTTTGGAAGTTACTCCAAAAATATTATCCTGACCTTTGTCAAGAACCATATTATTGTCCAAGCTTTAAATACAAACTTAGCACTAAGAAAAAAGTGGACTATCTTCTAGAAAAAAGTCCTGAATTAGATGTTAATTTTAATATATATCAAGATATTCTTCAAGCAATAAGACATAATAATTTTAAAAGATTTGAAAATATTGTAAAGAAAAATCTAGCCAAAAAGGAGAAAGTATCTAAACAAATGCTTACAGCTTTAAAGACTTTAAAAAAATATATGAAATATATTGAAAATATGTTTAAATCAAACATTACAAATGGGTTGATAGAAGGTTTAAACAATAAAATTAAGTCAATAAAGAGAACAGCATTTGGATATTCAAATTTTAGTAATTTTAAAAAGCGCATATTAATTCAAGCAGGAATTATATCAATTAGTGCTTAATTTTTTAATTCAATAAAGTGATTTAATTAAACAAAAAAGAGAATCTTTTAAGATTTTATTCTCAAAAAAAATTCTCTTTGTTCTGTTAATTGTAAGTCTAAACTTTTTTATCAACACTATTTGACAAACAACCGAATTTTTTAGCTCAGGCAATCACTATGAGAGTGATTATTATATGACTTTTACTTGGTTAGTTCCTGAAGATAGTTTATAAAAAGCAAAAAGCATGTTATTTAGGGATAATGATAAGAAATTAATAATGGTTATCAGTCTGAACCTCCCACGACTGAAGTCACGGAGTTCTAAAATCTTTAAAAATATTTAAAAATTTTCTAAGAAGTTTGATAGCTTTACACTACCCTTATTCTTTTAGGTGTGTTCAGCTCACCTCTATTGTATAGGATACTTAAATCCACAACTTTACTTTTTCTTAGAATATTTAATGCTCCATTACAATCTGCATTTATGAGTTTACCTACACTTGTTTGATACAGTCCTCTTTTTATTCTTTTTCCACTGAATATATATTCTTGTGGATTTTCTTTATCATATATTGGGATTTCATCTCCATCAAAGAAACTCGCTTTTGATGTATAACTTTCTTCTTGTAGTTTAAATTCTATTCCATATAGTTTACATAGATATATTAATTTATCTCTTAATTTCCCATAAGGTATATTTACAAAATTTTGATTATTTATACTTCCTATATTTGAATTTCTTTGAAAGTCCTCATTATATCCTAGAACTAGTTTTCCTATATCATTATTAAGACAATAATTTATTATTATTCTTGCCGCTTTTGAAAGATAATCTTCTATACGATTATTTCTCTTCCTAGCTATTCTCTTTTGCCTTAATGTTGTGCGCTTAATCTTTTGCTTATCTTTTATACTTTGTAATTTTGCATTTATCTTGTTATAGTATCGATTTATTGATTTTAATTTTCTACTATCTATTAGGAATGAAGCTCCATTATTTGTAACACAAGTACATAGATTATCTATACCTAAATCTATTCCTAGTCCATTTTCTTTATTTAATTCTCTTTGAACTTCTTCTATTTCATAAGTATATTGAATTTCAAAGTACCTAGAATGTTGTTTAGGTATTATTCTAATCTCTTTTATTTTCTTGCCTTTTAATACTGGTGGTAGTTTTATTGCAATTTCCTCATGTGTCTTTCTAAATGAATTTGAATAAGGAATAATCAGCATACCATCTTTTAATCTAACAAAACCTATAACAAGAGTTGTAAAAGCATCTTTAGCAAGATATTTAGGTAATTTAATTTTTTTATTATCATATTGACCATTCTTAGCAAGTTTTAAAAGTCCAAAAAATGATTTGAAACTTCCATCTACTTCTTTTAGAATTTGTTGAGCCATATTAGAATTTAATTTCTTGTAATTTTCACTATTTTTAAGTATTTTATAGTTTTCATTATAACTTAAATACTTTTTATTTTTAAAATAGTATTGTCTAATATTATATATAGCTTCATTAGTTAAGTTCTTGGCTATATGGGATAAATATTTTAAATTTCTAAACTCTTTTTTACTAAGATATTTTACTTGTTGTTTTAATGTTAAATACATATATAATCACCTCCTTTTTATCAGAGATATTATACCATATATTCTACATTTTATCTATTAAAAAGTAATATTTTTTAGCTATTTTTAAATATTTTTAAAGTTTTTAAAACCCCACAACAGTGGGAAGTGTCGTTCACATAAGTGCGCTACTACTTATGCAGTTCTCTTATGAACTTCTTGTTATCTCTAACAAGCACAGACTATATCTTATCCATAGTGTATCTCAACACCTTAGGCGAAACCACTTCCAATACCAATCACTTGTATTGTACTCTCCTCACGAGGGATAGTCGTTGAACTTTCCTTTTCAGGCTTAGCTGCTGATTGTCTATTGTTTGCCTTTCTATATGGCTAAGTGTTTAGGATTTAACCTTGCACTATCTAGTATATTTTTTCTGCTTTCGCTACCTTCACATTTGCCTCTTATGAGTAAGATTGCTATGTTGTGGTTATACTAGCTTTAAGAGTTCCCAGCAATTCAGTTTCTTTGTTGCACGGTTTTGCTCCGTGTCTACATACAAGTTTCCCTATATGCTTACTAAAATTTTCGTGCAATTCATCTCACGACTAAAGTCGCGAGAGTTCTTGCACTATTTAATAAAAATAAAAAAAATAATACAAAATCTTGTATAAATAGATATCTAAGAAAAGAAAAATTAGAAAAAGCTGTTATTAGTACTATAAAAAATGAAATTTTAAATAATAAAAACATTGAAATTATTTCTAAAGACTTATTTGAAGTTTTAAGAAAGGAGTTTGATAAAAGTGAAGAAATAGAAAAATGTAAAAAGGAAATAGAAAAATTGAATAATAAATCTCTGAGGTTGTTAGAGAAAAATTTAGAAGGTGTTATTTTAGAAGAGATTTTCTATAAAAAAAATCAAGAAATTAATCAGGAGTTAAATTTTTTAAAGTCAAAACTATATTCACTTCAAGAAAGTAATGGTAAATCATTTACTGAAGAAGGAATAAAACTATATCTTTATAACTTAAAAAATAGATTTGATGAGAAATTAGATAGAAGTATCATTGAATTTTTTGTAAAAGATATAAAGATTTTTCCTGATAATGTTATAGTCACACTTCGGAAACTGCCAAAATTACATAAAAATGGCGACCCCGATGTGGCTTGAACACACAACCTACTCCTTAGGAGGGAGTCACTCTATCCAATTGAGCTACGGGGTCATCCTTTAAGATTATACAATATTTTATTTAAGATTTCCACTTTTTATGTTAAAATGAATTTATATTTTATTAAAGGGGGATAAATAGAGAAATGGATTTTAAAGAAATATACAAAAAATTAACAGCAAAAAAATGTGCTTTTATTGCAATCTTTTTTTGGGCAACAGCATTTATTTTAACAAAAGTTGTTTTAAAAGAGGTTGATGCAACAAGTGTTGGGGTTCTAAGGTACTTTTTTTCCTCTATTATAGTTATTTTTATTTTAATAAAACAAAAAATTTCTCTACCAGCACTAAAAGATATTCCAGCTTTTATATTTGCAGGTTTTTCAGGATATGCAGGTTATATTGCATTTTTTAATATGGCTACTTTACTTTCAAGTCCTTCCACTTTAAGTGTTATAAATGCACTCGCTCCTGCAATAACAGCCATAGTTGCATATTTTATATTTAATGAAAGAATAAAATTAATTGGTTGGTTTTCAATGGGAATATCATTTTGTGGAATTTTAATACTTACTCTTTGGGATGGAGTTTTAACAGTAAATAAGGGTATTCTATATATGCTAGCTGGTTGTTTATTGCTAAGTCTATATAATATCTCTCAAAGATATTTAACTAAAAAATATTCTTCTTTTGATGTTAGTATGTATTCTATGTTAATTGGTGGAATTTTGCTTGTTATCTATTCTCCAAGCTCTATAACAAATATGTTCTCTATAAGCTTAACTTCTTTAATTCTGATTATATATATGTCAATTTTTCCTAGTATAATTTCTTATTTTTTCTGGACAAAGGCATTTGAACTTGCAAAATCTACAACAGAAGTTACATCTTTTATGTTTGTAACAC is part of the Fusobacterium nucleatum genome and encodes:
- a CDS encoding transposase, which gives rise to MYLTLKQQVKYLSKKEFRNLKYLSHIAKNLTNEAIYNIRQYYFKNKKYLSYNENYKILKNSENYKKLNSNMAQQILKEVDGSFKSFFGLLKLAKNGQYDNKKIKLPKYLAKDAFTTLVIGFVRLKDGMLIIPYSNSFRKTHEEIAIKLPPVLKGKKIKEIRIIPKQHSRYFEIQYTYEIEEVQRELNKENGLGIDLGIDNLCTCVTNNGASFLIDSRKLKSINRYYNKINAKLQSIKDKQKIKRTTLRQKRIARKRNNRIEDYLSKAARIIINYCLNNDIGKLVLGYNEDFQRNSNIGSINNQNFVNIPYGKLRDKLIYLCKLYGIEFKLQEESYTSKASFFDGDEIPIYDKENPQEYIFSGKRIKRGLYQTSVGKLINADCNGALNILRKSKVVDLSILYNRGELNTPKRIRVV
- a CDS encoding ISL3 family transposase; translated protein: MISLSLANFIKTILNIQDDNISFPEEDYCQIIQKGNYVIKVFKGFIKSSYCSCPHCNSKNIVKNGSRERNIKFIPFQNYNIELNLSIQRHICKDCKKTFSPSTSIAKDNSNISNNLKYTIAQELQENISLTFIAKKYNLSISSVQRIMDECYSDFKVNKDHLPETMCIDEFKSVKNIDGAMSFVFADYQTKNIIDIVEDRRLNSLTEYFSRFSLEARNNVKYICMDMYSPYISLVKSIFPESEIVLDKFHIVNLVSRAFNQTRISIMNSLKDDSLKRKLKLFWKLLQKYYPDLCQEPYYCPSFKYKLSTKKKVDYLLEKSPELDVNFNIYQDILQAIRHNNFKRFENIVKKNLAKKEKVSKQMLTALKTLKKYMKYIENMFKSNITNGLIEGLNNKIKSIKRTAFGYSNFSNFKKRILIQAGIISISA
- a CDS encoding DMT family transporter; the encoded protein is MDFKEIYKKLTAKKCAFIAIFFWATAFILTKVVLKEVDATSVGVLRYFFSSIIVIFILIKQKISLPALKDIPAFIFAGFSGYAGYIAFFNMATLLSSPSTLSVINALAPAITAIVAYFIFNERIKLIGWFSMGISFCGILILTLWDGVLTVNKGILYMLAGCLLLSLYNISQRYLTKKYSSFDVSMYSMLIGGILLVIYSPSSITNMFSISLTSLILIIYMSIFPSIISYFFWTKAFELAKSTTEVTSFMFVTPVLATFMGMLILGDIPKLSTLIGGVVIILGMILFNKTK